Proteins co-encoded in one Cataglyphis hispanica isolate Lineage 1 chromosome 4, ULB_Chis1_1.0, whole genome shotgun sequence genomic window:
- the LOC126849117 gene encoding RCC1-like G exchanging factor-like protein produces MFRDILGKIMFSTERNYLKLVRGARILHLDSGKFIPQKPKLKTLPIFQYPISQEDTRRVYVWGLAEHGALGEVKVLQKNTISYLSKPNRLQFAEQYKVTDIACGYGFTVYAVHSSDKNIVYGTGINTDSQLGFNETDKRFPNNMVFVPRPINLPLLKENASTKVIGMAAGRAHLLILTTEGLFTLGNNAYGQCGRPIILNENYEKNKVVHHIPNIKGHKITAVTAGQDHSILLTEIGEVYTFGWGADGQTGLAHYRNEHRPSLVKGDLAGQRIIKVACIADCVLALSDKGKVYGWGNSEYGQLPIKEDSCQVNIATELDILQELGHITDIATGGCFCMILNNTGNVYVWGYGILGLGPQVQKILKPTMIPPTLFGNNVYNRDIKIAKIYCGISQLAALTNSGDLYMWGNNKFGSLGLGHIKDQFFPLRVAVGAQVKKIACGVDHTVTLCKPFI; encoded by the exons atgttTCGAGATATCTTAGGAAAAATAATGTTCAGCACAGAAAGGAATTATTTGAAACTCGTAAGGGGAGCCagaattttacatttagaCAGTGGAAAGTTTATACCTCAAAAGCCTAAACTTAAAACATTACCGA TTTTTCAATATCCAATAAGTCAAGAAGATACTCGTAGAGTTTATGTATGGGGTCTTGCAGAACATGGAGCTCTTGGAGAAGTAAaagtattgcaaaaaaatacaatttcataTCTCTCAAAGCCAAACAGATTACAGTTTGCTGAACAATACAAAGTAACAGATATTGCTTGTGGATACGGTTTTACAGTTTATGCTGTACATtcttcagataaaaatattgtttatggAACTGGAATAAATACAGATTCACAACTTG GTTTTAATGAAACTGACAAGAGATTTCCTAATAATATGGTGTTTGTTCCAAGACCAATAAATTTGCCATTACTAAAAGAGAATGCTTCGACAAAAGTTATAGGCATGGCTGCTGGAAGagcacatttattaatattaacaacagAAGGTTTGTTCACATTAGGCAATAATGCATATGGTCAATGTGGTAGGCCaattatattgaatgaaaattacgagaaaaataaGGTTGTTCATCATATACCTAATATTAAAGGACATAAAATTACTGCAGTGACAGCTGGTCAAGATCACAG CATACTCTTGACAGAGATAGGTGAGGTATATACATTTGGCTGGGGTGCCGATGGACAAACAGGTCTTGCGCATTATCGAAATGAACATCGCCCAAGTTTAGTTAAAGGTGATCTGGCAGGACAGCGTATAATCAAAGTTGCTTGTATTGCTGATTGTGTGTTAGCTCTTAGTG ataaaGGGAAAGTCTATGGGTGGGGTAATTCAGAGTACGGACAATTACCAATCAAAGAAGATAGTTGTCAAGTAAATATTGCTACAGAATTAGATATACTTCAAGAATTAGGACATATTACAGACATTGCAACAGGTGGATGTTTTTGCATGATTTTAAATA atACTGGTAATGTCTATGTATGGGGATATGGTATACTTGGTCTTGGTCCTCAAgtgcagaaaatattaaaaccaaCTATGATTCCTCCTACATTATTTggcaataatgtatataatcgtGATATCAAg atagcaaaaatatattgtggaATTAGTCAATTAGCAGCACTAACCAACTCAGGAGATTTATACATGTGGGGTAACAATAAATTTGGATCATTGGGATTAGGACATATAAAGgatcaattttttcctttgagG GTAGCAGTAGGGGCtcaagtgaaaaaaattgcctGTGGAGTGGATCATACAGTGACTCTTTGTAAacctttcatttaa
- the LOC126849116 gene encoding uncharacterized protein LOC126849116 yields MIRLYSWIILFLPGIFAQDAYRNVASTLRECYENKYLLEKDNRLPHTLNTLIAILEKIENTKNLNMDLQSLTVGIMHRFRQDGIEKNPTVLQKSGVLPYSAGRQAKKYLQILRFIPEKTISPYVLPYDIINDIERCTLHFMLSSSIEIFERGDEGTVCRYADNAYRYARSVDTNHSINTNFKTDEVETLTPEQIGVITNHKNEIMEDTVDPNAFYPELPPNHPKNARLFEFPRRSNCPVENGVIKTNWGPVSAGPLIAGIAAGLQPEIVELSKVFPNELPERKANLSTLLLDNRWIATLAGDLAEVTLIQGPTNEKLSVGVNGNWNSSFMPRWYFLNSNEKLQFTTAEIRGDLDGLILASEIESLYSRIPTLKLSQILNMYYSTRGLFNPSIRACNRKKLFTTLTENSTLSMQAYSASLVLEEYLHKATMDDDVIKRFAMQATNELSQYIHSSMNKDPSCQDAEIRSFDDVIQIAVDLTIIIDTTWPFDLIQSIIANILDKMEINRYNSQYTIFNGYDSSIIINTTNSILDFDYYNITNYRNVSSGFNLAKLFEKLISSQKKKLDNERHGLGQAKSNVVLIIPYTSSVVETDKEYCIEQIRKMQEQIPDTVLLILTYGSKDRWSDFVSNPRSDLFSTTAIDNLQGTSTIVDLISRIKQVPQRLINTQCGSDYSIVGSSNSFIDYIEPATMVSYKLHPNYFFSSDSDHISTIKIEGFGWGDLKVCTSRYFINFNSTEDTSVSCASINSNSHIVTFSCAEAGLIHLCNPLYLSITANSSVTNYQCKDAKICRFPHMIKYTISYENLVCVSSAHINMLSISLLIINMIYNFL; encoded by the exons ATGATTAGATTATATTCCTGGATTATTCTATTTCTTCCCG GCATTTTCGCACAAGATGCGTATCGAAATGTTGCGTCAACGCTTCGAGAatgttatgaaaataaatatcttttagagAAAGATAATAGATTACCCCatacattaaatacattaattgcCATTCTTGAAAAGATTGAAAACACGAAAAACTTGAATATGGATTTACAAAGCTTGACCGTCGGAATTATGCAcag aTTTCGCCAAGAtgggatagaaaaaaatccaaCCGTCTTACAGAAATCCGGTGTATTACCATATAGCGCAGGTAGACaggctaaaaaatatttgcaaatacttCGCTTTATACCGGAAAAGACAATCTCACCTTACGTACTTCCTTACGACATAATCAATGATATTGAAAGA tgTACTCTTCATTTTATGCTATCTAGTAGTATCGAAATCTTTGAAAGAGGTGACGAAGGGACAGTATGTAGGTATGCCGACAACGCGTATAGATATGCGAGAAGCGTAGACACCAATCATTCTATTAATACAAACTTCAAAACCGATGAAGTAGAGACTTTAACACCTgaacaaat TGGTGTTATTACAAACCACAAAAATGAGATTATGGAAGATACGGTTGATCCAAATGCATTTTATCCAGAATTACCTCCGAATCATCCAAAAAATGCCCGGCTTTTCGAATTTCCGCGAAGAAGCAACTGTCCTGTGGAAAATGGTGTTATAAAAactaa CTGGGGTCCAGTTTCTGCTGGACCACTAATCGCTGGTATAGCTGCTGGATTGCAACCTGAAATAGTGGAACTCTCAAAAGTGTTTCCTAACGAACTACCAGAGAGAAAAGCAAATCTGTCGACATTATTATTGGATAATAGATGGATTGCAACCTTGGCTG gtgATTTGGCAGAAGTTACTTTAATACAGGGCCCTACAAATGAGAAACTTAGCGTGGGTGTAAATGGAAATTGGAATTCATCATTTATGCCTCGTTGGTATTTTCTCAATTctaatgaaaaattgcaattcaCTACGGCGGAAATTAGAGGAGATCTCGATGGATTAATTCTCGCTAGCGAAATTGAATCTTTATATTCGAGAATacctacattaaaattatcacagattttaaatatgtattatagtaCCCGCGGATTATTCAATCCTTCAATTAGAGCATGTAATCGAAAAAAGTTGTTTACAACACTTACAGAAAATTCGACATTAAGTATGcag GCATATAGTGCTTCGTTAGTCTTAGAGGAATATTTACATAAGGCTACGATGGACGACGATGTAATCAAAAGATTCGCAATGCAAGCGACGAACGAACTATCTCAGTATATTC attcttCAATGAATAAAGACCCATCCTGTCAAGATGCAGAAATAAGAAGTTTCGATGATGTTATTCAAATCGCTGTTGATCTAACAATTATCATTGATACAACATGGCCTTTTGATTTGATACAATCAATTATTGc aaatatattggataaaatggaaataaatcgatacaatagtcaatatacaatttttaatggtTATGATAGTAGTATCATCATCAATACTACTAACAGTATTTtagattttgattattataatataacaaattatagaaATG ttAGTAGCGGTTTCAATCTCGctaaattatttgagaaattaatttcttcacaaaaaaagaaattagataaTGAACGCCACGGTCTTGGACAAGCAAAATCTAATGTAGTTTTGATTATTCCATATACATCATCTGTTGTCGAAACCGACAAGGAATACTGTATAGAACAGATAAGGAAGATGCAAGAGCAAATACCAG ACACTGTATTACTTATATTGACATATGGATCAAAGGACAGATGGTCAGATTTTGTAAGCAATCCAAGAAGTGATTTATTTTCCACCACTGCTATAGATAATTTACAAGGAACTTCAACAATTGTTGATTTAATTTCGAGAATAAAACAAG TTCCACAACGCTTGATCAATACACAATGTGGATCCGATTATTCTATTGTTGGATCTTCCAATtcatttatcgattatattgaACCTGCTACGATGGTTTCTTATAAATTGCATccgaattatttcttttctagcGATAGCGATCATATTTCTACGATAAag ATTGAAGGCTTTGGCTGGGGTGATCTTAAAGTATGCACATCgcgatatttcataaattttaattcgacaGAAGATACAAGTGTATCATGTGCATCAATAAATAGTAACAGTcatattgttacattttctTGCGCTGAAGCTGGTTTAATCCATCTCTGCAATCCATTATATCTATCAATAACAGCCAATTCTTCAGTCACAAATTATCAATGTAAAG atGCAAAAATATGCAGATTTCCTcacatgataaaatataccaTTTCTTATGAGAATCTGGTATGTGTAAGCAGTGCACACATAAATATGCTAAGCATTTCTCTCCTAatcataaatatgatttataactTCTTATAG